GGGATGCTGGGACTCAGAGTTCCGGCGAGGTCTTCGCGCGCCGCATCAACGGTGTGCTCGGTCGGCGTTCTGACGTTGTGGTCACGAATGCCAGCGAGGTTCCCGATGGCTTCGACGCGCGGTTCTCGGCATCGTGGAGGCGATACTCCTATCGAATTGCCGACGCTGTGACGGGACGCAATCCGCTTGAGCGCAACACTGTGGTGTGGCATCCGGCGACCCTCGACGTTGAGGCGATGGATGCTGCCGCGCGCGAACTTGTCGGGCTCCACGACTTTGGCGCGTACTGCAAGCCGCGCGAGGGCGCTACGACGATTCGCACGCTGCAGGATTTTCGCTGGAGCCGGGACGACGCCGGCTATGTCGTCGCCGAGGTGAAGGCCGATGCCTTCTGTCACAGCATGGTTCGCTCGTTGACGGGGGCCTGCGTCTCAGTGGGCGAAGGTCGGCTCACTGCCGCTGATCTTGTGCGGTTCAGGGATGCCGGTGCACGCACGAGTGCGTTTGCTGTGATGCCGGCGCACGGCCTCATTCT
The Paramicrobacterium chengjingii DNA segment above includes these coding regions:
- the truA gene encoding tRNA pseudouridine(38-40) synthase TruA produces the protein MTDQHPLATRFRLDIAYDGSDFSGWARQPGLRTVQGVLEDAIARLFGRRGDEPGLTVAGRTDAGVHATGQVAHVDLHARHVEALTRQKRRDAGTQSSGEVFARRINGVLGRRSDVVVTNASEVPDGFDARFSASWRRYSYRIADAVTGRNPLERNTVVWHPATLDVEAMDAAARELVGLHDFGAYCKPREGATTIRTLQDFRWSRDDAGYVVAEVKADAFCHSMVRSLTGACVSVGEGRLTAADLVRFRDAGARTSAFAVMPAHGLILVQVGYPEDDLLAARAELTRAKRTLN